Sequence from the Megalops cyprinoides isolate fMegCyp1 chromosome 9, fMegCyp1.pri, whole genome shotgun sequence genome:
aaatattgtgcaaatatatataaacataatatatatatatatatataatatttactcAGTGGTCTGAATTTCAGATTGGGGATGTTATAAGTGACATCAGAGGAGTAACAGAACTGAAGGAAATCGCCTCTGACCCAGATGACGAGCACTTATTTTTGGTCAATAGCTATACTGCTTTGGACAGCATACTATTGCAGATGACGAAGCGCCTAACTGGAATTGAAGGTAATACAGCTGCTTTGCACCTTGCATCGGCTTTTCCTCAATCACAAAGTCACACCTCCTCACTTCACCTCACAGCTCCTCACTAAAACGCACATTCACTCACCTCCTCTggtgtgtggatgtgaatgtatgtgaatGTCAACTGTCTACTGGGGAACTGTTGCTGTATcactgccttagtaaatatccagctgtgaaaaatagataacatgtaaaaagtgtaacctgtgtaagtcactctggataagagtgtctgctacacgactgtgatgtaatgtaatgtaaccgtAACAACACAAAGGTCTCTGCCCTCACAATTACATTGGTAATGTCTAAGCATATCAGGAGAGACAGGACAGAATGGTAAATATTCAAACTTGgactgttttgtacattttgtccTCCTCTTtagccccctcacccccccccccaatcttaCTTTTCCTACTCATTACATCATTAACCCTTGACATTTTTTCTCCACATTTGTCCCTCCCTGTTTGCATTGCATGAAATCCACCATATTGAGCCACTGTCAACATCTGTTCATTGCATTCAACTGGATAAATAGGCATTCAACACCTGTAGACCAGTAGGTGAGACAACCAATAAGGATGAGCAAAGACGAGATGTTACAAAATTTGGTGGGCACATTCGATGACCTGTAGACCTGTAGGAAGGATAGACAGCTAACTaatgataacaaaaataatgttaatattaatatatcacTATCATCTCGCTGGACAAGTGGGCAGCAAATATTAAGTTCTGAGTAAACCTTCCTTTCATTTCCTATTCGGAAACAGCAGTGGGTCTTAATTAAGATTAGCTAGGTAATAGATTTTTGATGTCATCAATTTAAGTGACATCcttatttttgctatttttttataATCCAGTTGCTAATAAATTAGAATCTGATGGCTTGATGGTTGCTgataaaataatgacagcaagTTTTCCTGGCTTGATATGCTTCCTCTACAGGTATCCACACAGAATATTCCAAAGTATAATAATACAACATAAATAGTGTCTATTCACCGCACAGAGGATGAGAATGTCAGaaattatatacacatttaatgttGTTCTAATACTTTGATCACTTCCTACATATTATTGTACTAATTAAACTACTATACATGCTTCATTAAGGCTATAGGTATCCATACTTGGTGTACAGTGTGACCAGTGTAACAGTGTTAGTATGGTGTTAAATGTCAAGACAGTGAATCCCTAATGTGCTCTTTTAGGTTTTGTTATTATCATGTTATTAATGTGTTTCAGATCAGTCTCTTCTtcaacagagaggacagagcattgaaaactacaacaaaaataacaacaacaataacaaagatGACAATGCAGATGAGGATGATGAAGGTATGGAACTATGTCGCTGTGGTAAAAGCTTAAACTTTCAAACAAATGCGCCTtatattacaaatgtaaatggaaGTATGCAATATTCTGCTCCTAGACAGAGACAGTAGACAGGGGTGGGCCTTTTGTACAGGGTGAGGGAATCGTGACAACAGCTGTTTTATTATGGttttataaatgcattacaaGTGCATGAATATACTGTGTTTGTCAGATGTGAATTGACTCCATCCTAGAATATCAAAGAAATTAACAGATATAATTCATTGCGGTACctaaaattattttacttcatttatattttacagtagtGTGTACTGTCATATTGCAGACTTTCAAAGTTTCAggttaattaataaataataattaataattatcaATGTATTATTATGCTCAGCATCAATGAGGCTGAAGTCTTAGCTTTACCTTAAATGAGCTTTGTATAAAAAGGCTAATAATAATTTCTGGCTGACCTAACATTTCCatggaaatgtttcaaatgacCAGGACAGATACACTAGTATTTTGACCAACCGCATGAACATATTTGTTCAGATAAAAGGGTTATGTCTCTTCTGACTTAAGTGGACTTTGGGAATTACAGGACAGACCAACTGAACTTTCTAATTGTATGGATTATGTCTACCGTactaaaagaaaataattagaCTAAAACCAGTAACACTTTTCATTAAGGTTACATTAATTATAATCATAACTAATGTATGAGTTATCATTCACAACTTTACCAATGACTAACTTATGTATGATGACAGCTTATTAAACAATAATTGATGATACTTCATGACGACATCATCTTTGTGCACCTATAATGAAGTAGCAACCATTCATACCTTTATGTGTAATGAAAGCCATTGGTGTGAATTTGACAAATTAATGTTCCATAACTACttctgtattgtatgtattataaTGGAGTAAAGCATCAACCTAGTTTTGGAACTTTTGGCATCACCTGCACAGTATTCATCTTTATGCACAAGTCCACATTAGCATCATCTTGCACTCTAAATGTATCAATTAGTCCTTTATTCATGATGACTAATAAATTAGTTCATGTTAATTCATGTAACCTTGATGTAAAGTGCTGCCATAATGTCTTTTCATACATTGTGTATTCATTCAAAGgatcattgtatttttgtttggaaaaacatAACACTTTACCATAAGATGTGACGAATTGCCAGTACACTAATTAATATTATCATCCCCACGATTTAGCGCTTGGCCTTGGTGCATTTTGTGTGTCCTGATTCAAAAACTACTTGCCAtggtggaatgtttttttttttttttttaccagttcATCCCTTTCTTTATTGAagacaaaatgtgtgttttttgtagaTGCTGGGACAGAGATTGCCTTCGTTCTGGATGGCTCTGGCAGTATTGATGCTAAAGACTTTGAGCGAGCAAAACAGTTTATGTCTACTGTGATGAGAAATGTCTGGAATGCGTGTTTAAGTGTAAGTAATTTTCAAAGTTAACAAAGAAATTACCGTGAGCATAAATGAAAGTGAGGTAAGGTCCCGATTCCTCTTCATCATTAAAGATTATGAAATGAGTCTGCAAAGTAGCGGGTACTTTAGGGTGATATATCAGTAATTCTTGCTGATATCTCAGTGTGATAACtatattgttctgtttttaccAGTGTGATTTTGCGATCGTACAGTATGGGGAAGATATAAGAACAGAACTTTCCCTAAAGGAAAATGATAATGCACCAAAAGCGCttgaaaaggtgaaaaacatACAGCAGATTGGCTctttcacaaaaacagcttcAGCCATCAACCATGTGCTGTAAGTACAATATCAcaagcatctctctctctctctctctcacatacacacacacacacacacacatacacacacacacacgcacctacaCACAAGCATAAAACAGCTTGAGAATGTCACAAAAACAGCGTCGGCCATAAACCATGTGCTGTAAGTACCATATTTGGAggttcacacacaaacagacacacatatgcagcatatataaatgtacaatataaaaatgttatgaacaTCAAATGAGATTTAGTTAGTAAATTAGTCATATactggaaacattttttctgttacagtgagcatgtttttgttgctgAGAATGGGTCAAAAGAGAACTCCAAGAAGCTAGTAATAGTGATAACTGATGGACGAATACTTTTTGACCCACTGAACCTCACAGATGTTTTGAATTTGCCAAAAATGAAGAATATTCTTCGTTTTGCTATTGGGGTGAGTTATTtctgaaacatactgtatgtatataattggtaatgaatgttaattttagtttttgttgtttaaagtCAATTAAGCAAAATATTAATATGGACAGCTATAATCTACAGCTTCAGTTATCTGCTTGTAAACTACTATACTTGATGTataattttttgtcattgcaaGTTCACTGACAATAAATCCATCAAATAAGTAATTCTCAAATGAACAGGTCATCTGCATCCAGGGTCTCAAGCTGAAAAGTTTGTTCTGGAACATGGGAAACCAGCATCCTTGTTGCAGATTAGATTGAACAGACCAAAATgtttcaatttcaaaacaattttataTGGGCGTAGTTACATGAATAGTAAGGCCCACAGGTGGAATATGAAGAGGGGAGAGCTTGAGTGCGGGCTTCCTCAACAGGCAGTGACACTTTTTTGGAACATAAGCCAACAACCTTCTCATCTGTGTTCACATTTCAATGGCCCTgatcaaaacaaaaacccttACTACCTCAGTTGCGGCATGGATCACATCAAGTAGTCAACCAGTTATTATTTGTGCAGCTATCCCATTAATAATCCATTAAGTCCACTAGCAAAGCAAAATAATCAGCTGATGCTAGCtgaaatcatttaattaattagttaaagaaattaattaattcaagAAATTGACACAAAATGGGAAATTAAGGGATAAGTAATGcactcattcaaaaaaaaaatcagatgttCATACAGTGGTCTGAATTTCAGGTTGGAGATGTTTTAAATGACACCAAAGGAATAGCTGAACTGGAGGAAATTGCCTCTGACCCAGATGACAAGCACTTATTTATGGTCAATAACTATGCAGCTTTGGATAGCATATTGTCATTGATGGAAAGGACCATAACTGGAATTGAAGGTAATGTTTCTAAAAAATGACACCtcgcttttttgttttgtttttgatatatttattttcatacatttgaCTGTACATACAGATGTACAGATACTGTCGATTTATCATTAAGTGGTAATTTACACCAGAATCCAATTTCtatataaataagaataaacTTTATGCATTTCACCTGCAGGtatccagcagggggcagcattCATCTTTGAACTTGCCGAAGCTGGGTTCAGCATTGATTTTGCACATGATGTGAGTTGCAGTggttgaaaaaaattaaaacaactgaCTGATTTTTGCAGTGATTATGTCACAGATCAATTCAAGACCAAAATTAAAACCTTTCTGTTATCAAGGTTGAGACGAATCGAGAAGTGGGATAGAAGTATATCTGATGTGTGGGTGCGTATATAGACAACACTGTGCCAAGATTAGAGGAAAACCAAGACTTAGACCAAGAATAAAACCAGGATAGAGATCAAAACAGAGCCTGGGAATTCAAAGAACTCACAGCTCAGACCAAGGCTGAGAGAAGATCCAGGGGCAGAATTTGAGTGCTGAAATGATGCCAGATGAATGTGATCCTGCTGCAGACTCTTCAGCAGAGAGAGGTCAAtaattttcatgcttttttccttctgcagGGAACTCTTCTTTTTGGTGCAGTCGGGGCATACGACTGGAGCGGAGGGTTGATCCTGAAACACCCTGGAGATGGGGGCATAACATTTCTCAATGACTCTTCCGCAGAGCCAAGATTTTCCTACTTAGGTAAAGACACTATAACTGCAAACCAACATGCTGAATGTTGAATTACATCAGTCCAGTATCGGTTCTCTGGGAGCTCAGCTACATCCTGCTGAGTGTTGGCTGTGTCTATATTGTTCAATAACTCAGTGTTTATGGGATAAGCAGGTTTCCACCAAGCTAgtttgctaattagctggttaGCTGGGTAGCAAACCAGCTAAACAGCTGTATAACTAGACATTTAATTGTCTGAGTCACAGGGTGACATATTTTGTGCTATATTGTGTTATATTtcagcattcatattcatgtctGTGCATGGTCCAACCCCACATGATAGCTTAGTATATGATCTGAACTCTTGAGGTAATATAAAGTGATTAAGAGACTGTGCGGTTAAACAGCCAATAGACTCTCTAATTCACTAGTCTCTGTACATCTGCCTAATGGCCATTAGAAGGGTAAGTAGCCATTCAAAGTGGCATCGTCATATAGGGAGAACAAAATTAAGCCCCTATTACAGCTTGTTACTTGAAGGGAGGCCATGCTCTGAAGTGGCAGAACCTGTGAAATTATACCACCTAAAAAAACACTAATGAGGAAGCAGtgcaaacaaatccaaaataGGGAGGTCCAAAAGGTTGGTCCAATACCACAGTTCAGGTTCCCCTCCCAACAATGTcattcacattacatgcatttagcagatgctcttatccagagtgacctccaCCACAAAAGGatataaatgtatccatttgaGTTaactgagcaacagtgtcaggccacaACAGATTCACAAACCTACCAATTGCTATAGGGGCTGTCTGCTTCACACTGCTAGTCCAGCGAAACATGTACACAGCAGGGACAGGTTTTCCCTCGTATCTAGGGCTGATGACCCCAAACGCTTGTCAGGTGTGCCCAATAGGGAAGGCACAGTGTGAGCTGGGAAAGAGGTGctctgaaaagcatttttttttgttacaaatttTGATCAAAATATCAAGACAGCAGTGTCGACCCGGGAACCCAGTATTGTGTATCGGGCCAAATCACAAGCTGTGTGTAATCGTCACACCCCTAGTGTATTGCAGCTGTAGCTGCCGTCTATGAGAGGCAGTGCTGCGGCTGCATTTGAACATGTGCTCTATTTGTCCCTCGCAGGCTACAGTGTGGTATCTGTCAAGGGATCTCAGGGGAGCCTGTTTGTGTCTGGGGCTCCTCGGTATAACCTCACTGGCGCCATCCTTGTCTTCAACAGCAGCTCACACAAGCTGATACAGAGGCTACCTGGAGACCAGGTGGGTGTTGTGCGCCCTGTATAGCAAGTCCATCTAGCAGAGGCTCAAAATCCtagccattacattacaacttacaggtttttttttttttacaatgttatccatttatacagctggatactgaggcaattctaggttaggtaccttgcccaagggtacagcagtagtgctgctgtggggaatcgaaccagcaaccttttggttacaaatcctgctccttaaccacaatgctacactgccaagCTTGCCTTGCACCCTGAAAAACTGCCACGAAACTCTATAGGCTCATACGGAACCAATACTTTATCAGCTGCAGTAATAGAATATTAGAAAGTCATAGTAAGGTTCTTTTTTACTGTAGCTCAAAGCATGCATTGCATAATGAAAACGTATTGAAGGTTAAGCTGTTGTGCCATATTTAAGTCATATCACAATATAATGATACAATTGTGCTAATCTGACTTCTTTGTTGAAAAATTTTGCTAATATTGCCCAGGTAGGGTAACCTTAAACATATCTGACAGTGGGTATCCAGTGTCACATGTTCCCAATCAGTGGTGagcttttgtgtctttgtgaCCTAGGTGGGCTCTTACTTTGGATCAGAACTATGTGCGCTGGACACTGACATGGATGAAGACACAGACCACCTGTTGGTCGGAGCGCCATTTTTCCAtcggaggggagaggagggcagagTGTATGTGTACAAGCTGGACAAGGTGAGCTCAAACTCTCACTACTCAGACTCACTCAGGACTATATCTATGTGGTTGTGGAGACCTCATGTTGAGGGACCACCCGTATCttacccattacattacattattgtcattattgtgaCAGTTGCACAGAATTACTTACCATTCCATGTGGAACTCTCTGTAACTGATTGCACTTTAACTGTAATCTCAGGGACAGTTCCGCAAGGAGAAGTTTGAGTTGTGGGGCGTGGAGGAGCACACCTTTGCCAGGTTTGGATCCGCCATTGCAAGTATCGGAGACATCGATGGGGACAGGTTCAGTGACGTGGCAGTGGGGGCTCCgctggaaggagaggagagagctgtTTCTTCCGGATGTGTCTACATCTATAACGGATACGAGGGGGGTATCAGGCCTCGCTTTTCACAGGTGAGCGAAAAGAAAACGTACTCCAAAACGGGTCTGTCCGTTTTCAGTGTGAATGCCACTTCTCTTTATTCAGATGAGCTACTTCACTCTGCCGCAGCTGAATGCAGAACACtccaaaacattacattattgtcatttagcagatgtgcttatccagagcaagttacatGGGCTAaagtttttttcatgaaatccatttatacagctggatatttacggaggtattatgggttaagtaccttgtccaaggatacaccagcagtgcccaggtggggaatcgaaccagcaacttttcagttatgagccctgctccttagtgctgtgctacactgctgcccacatgaTCCAAGACTCTTGATGGTGGTTTGTTCTGTTTATGGGATGGAGGCAAAGGCTCTCATTGACcttgtttttccattgtttcaGGCCATTACCCTGTGTCACAGCGTAACAAGgcaacaaaaaaactgttttataatttttattttgaaccTGGTGATCTTTGCAtcctcttttaaaaagagaaaacacgCACAGTTGAATGTACTGTTTGAATTTCATAGCTTGTCAGCTGGCAGGCTCTGCTTTAAAATTTCGAAACTGCACACTCTGGACAGTGCTCCTAAAGTATCCATACTGTCTTTGGTTTTCCTAGAGGATTTCAGCCGCAGACTTGAAGCTGAAGCTTCGTTACTTCGGCCGAGCAGTCAGCAGGATGCTTGATCCGGGGgacaacagaaaacagacaacagagTTCATCAGTGTGGGGAGTGAGGGGGGCATCACTGTTCTGCGGTGAgtacagattcacacacacatgctgacgCTTTATGCGgcaccttttttaaaaaccGTGTGCGTTGCCACCAATGATCAGGATGTTGGTGGAAGTAGTGTGGAGCGGTGGTGgggcagggctcgtaactgaaaggctgctgtttagattctccactggggcactactgttgtacccttgggcaaggtacttaacccacaattgcctcagtaaaatatccagctgtatcaatgagtataattgtaactgatgtaagttgctccagataagagcgtctgctaaatgacaataatgtaatgtaagtaattggcttcattccacaTTGGTTAGTGTtgggtaggttggccagagTCTCCTTGTGTCACTACTCTCAGCTACCCTGTGTACTTGTCCACCAATTGGCACACACTTCACTGTGGTTCAGTGTGGGATTTGTAACGCAAAACTCAGCCGTTTGCTTACATACGAGTGAGGGtcttgcttcagcactcctgcacacatacagaggcTATCACAGTGAGGTGAGCCTAATGTTTAATTGACAATTTCCACAAGACTGCGTATAAAGGGATagaaacatacaaaatgtatacagttccacattatttgctgtttgttacTTCATTAAATGGCATGACGGTTACATGATTTACAGCCATAAGGATGATCTAGTTTTGCAGAGATCAGTGCTTATGATATCAAATTTCTTCCAGAACTCTTCCTGTCATTGTCTTCAAACCAAAAATGAATCTGGACCCTAAAGTCCTTCCCCAGTTTCATAACCTTGGaggaaacacatttaacaagCCAATCAACTTAAAAATCTGCTTCGAAGCAATGAGAGGTCACATTGATAGTAAGTGCAGCCGATCTTCAGTTTTAGCCaggaaatatttaatattcagattttatttctgatttgcCCCCATTTAACTTTGTCCAATTTGTTTCAGGTGGTCAACTTCCTATTTCATATGAAGTGAATCTAGATGTTTCTCAAATGACAAAGCGCCTGTCCTTTGGTAACAGTGAGTCAAAGAAAGATACCTTTAACTTCTCTCCAGATCGGGACTGCCTTAGCCTCATCAGCTTGAAATTTATGGTACGTAATAGAATGAGAACATATCATatcaaataagaaaatataaaatatgctgTGTGGGGCACAGtatgcttttacatttacatttacatttatttatttagcatgtaTGTTGAATTGTATATCTTGAATTATTTCCCCCAAATGAAGGCACATGTCTGTGGGGGTGTCTTGAATGGGGTATGCAGTCTGATCAGATCATAAATAATTACTGAAATACTAGTGGCATTTCCTCTTAAAATGACTTGGTGATGGTGATTTAATGCAGGGATGACTTTGTTTAACCTGAGACATTTTACCATTATAAGGCAACTTTCTTTATGGCCACATAGTGGTTTTGGTTGAATTTAGTGACATATCTGCTTGTTTTAATGCACCATGTCAAATTCTAACACTGTTTAACGTGCTGTCAAATTTTCAGTACTGGAGTGCATGAAACACTTTATTTGACAACAACCTGAAAATGGAGCCACAAACTTTTTTTAGCAATTGGCAACGCCTTTTCCCTATCACTTTGAGTTGGCCTCTTttttggattgattttttttttttgaaccccaaaacatacacagaacCTCCAACTGCAGTTATTGTATAAGCAGCACATTTCAATGTTGAGTGCCATTCTCTCTTAATTGTGTGTTTCAGGGTTGCTATGACTGCTTCTCCCCCATTGAAATCAGACTGAAGTTCACCCTCCCTCATGACCCGTCTGCTGGTGCCCCTGTCAGAGTGCTAGATCAGTTTAGCCCGACAGAACACACCGTTATGGTATGCATTGCATCAGAGTCCACTTCAGCCAATCGCACCAAACACTCTGCCCTTTCAAAAGAACAATATTATGgttgaaatgtgtttatagCTATCACTGCCATATTGGGAATATTTCATCCTtgattaaatacatatttatcgtgctatttcacatttcaccattcaaaacaaaatcctTTCTATAGGAAATGGTTTGTATTCAATGAACACAACAGAAAAGTGACAGCATTTTAGGAGAATGTATTGCAAGGACTGATTTGTAAGGCAGTAATCTCATTAAACAtcagtcatttttgtcatatttcctgcattttggattttgagtcaaaacagaaacatgccTTTCACgtcatttctttctgaaaatgtaatgtgacatgCTTAATTGCTGATGGATGATCATTTGAATGTAAGGTTATTTGATATGTCTCAAAATGATTCAGTTAGTTCTTATACATCTATTAAGCTAAAGTGAGGAAAATGGGTGGATAGActcatatttatcatattttttaaGTTCTGcgtaataataatacagtattttGGATATGTACCATCCTCTTTTTTCCACTCGTTTCAGCTTCCATTTCAGAGGGATTGTGACTCGTGTATTGCAGACATATCCTTGTCTGATTCAGGGCTGAGGTAGGattttattagtagtattaCTGGTCATAAAAATCCCATTTCTATGCTTTCTTAAAACTAATACATAACTGTTGTAATCTTTTTTATACTTGCTAATAATAAAGTGTTATATTCAAAGTAGAGAAGAGGTGAATTCTGGTACAtatgtttgtcattgtgttatTTATCTTCGCAGCAAGGACATGATTGTAGTCGGGCGCACTGAGGATTTGAATATAACTTTCAATCTAACGAACAAAGGGGATATCTCCTACATGACAACGCTGCTGTTGacatatcccagcatcctcaaTTTTAACGTGGTCTCAAAGGTAAATCCTAGcctcaaacatgcacacacgggGATTTGAAAcgtaatacatttttttgacCAATGTAGCTCAAGTGACTCAGACACATTCAGACCTTCAGCTATTGTAATGCTTGCACATCATTGATGTTTAGtgtattattaattaattaattaattattaatatattattaaaacaaatcaaaattaagtTCAAAGTGCCTAACAGCTCTCACCTATGTTATGTGCTGGGTACAGAAAGCTGAGAATATAGCCTGTAAGAATGAAGGGGGAGACATGGACTCAAGGATAAAGTGTAACATCTCTCATCCGGTCCTGAGGAAACACGCACAGGTAAATAACTGACAAGCTAATGTACCCAACAAAGTTTATTGCCCACGTCATTTCTTACTTTGCATCAGTGCCTTTTGCTTTGATCTTCAACATTaggctgctgtttttatttctttcactgTGTAGACAATTTTCTCCATCTCCTGGAGTCTTTCAACCAAGAAACCTGAGACGAGAACTCCTTCAATGCGAGCAGTGCTGACATGGTGAGAGACTTCATTCTATACACCTCCACATGCCTCAATTGCCAATACTGCCTGTGACTGAGCCTGTAATGTGTGTCATAATGTCGCGACTCAGGTAAGGACTCAGTCTCAGACCACGGGGGCTTCGGGTTCCAGACGGGATTTATTCAAAACGCTAGGCAAGATCGCAAACagtaacaggcagggtcgaaaccAGAAAGGCAGAATATCGGGCGATCagggcagagcggcaggcaggTCGAAACACAGGAACATCACACTGACGAAAAAcagcggggacgaaacaggcgaaaatgcacactgctacgaactagcaaaaGGACAGGAACACTCAGGGAAaatatagggcagggctgatgaaggaatgggaagcaggtgtgcaggcaatcaggcgggcggagaccgggcggggagcggggcagggccagaacacaaggaaaacaaaagcacacggacagggaaaaacaaaaacaccacagctaaggggcggagcactgacacacaatAAGCATAAGCTGTTAAAAACAAGCCCTGCAAAGGTATTTACTGGATAGCTGTTTTCATGATGGTTTCAAATGCCAAAAATAGTTggctgagtgttttttttctgtcttagTGAAAATAATGGCACTCAAGTCTTGGACAATCGGACCTATTCTTTCGCAGTAAAAAGTGCCCTAAATGTCCAGATTTTGGGGTGAGTTTATTTCAATATATAAGAgtttgatttgcattttttaaggTGCAAAATCTTATGTGCACTCATTTTACATGGCCTCAACATAACATGGTATTGTTGGTCTTGTCTGAATACAGAAAGGCTATCCCTCCATTACTGTCTGTTATAAGTGGAGAAGAAAATGTGGAGAAAGACCTTCAGTTTGAATTTGAGGTATGCTGGCGGCTCTGAAAgttgatgtcatttttattcactttctCAATCTTCCTAATTAACAGATTATTTCTGGTTGCACTGAAGACCTTATAAGATCTTTAAGGTTATTCATCTGGttggaatttttattttgaaggccctgtgctttcatttttggtGATATTCATATAGTATAGTAGTATAGTCCTCAGCAGTGTTATCCACATAGTGTTAC
This genomic interval carries:
- the itgae.2 gene encoding integrin alpha-E, whose amino-acid sequence is MINGFIFLTAICVAAGFNIFTKPEKHFEKKNENLFGQTIIQSKHGILAPSPQSATQNLYHCTKERCTKVNIEANVIKGLKPVVSAAKSLDGQKHMVCQQVRKRKAINEDLNGLCTVLRELQRESDIDPASLVVEQMKKNVTSNSNHNNNNNNNGSKDSPKEEPITPDSDAGTEIAFVLDGSGSIEPEDFERAKSFMSNMMKNVWKTCFNCDFAIVQYGEDIRTELSLMENDDAAKVLEKVKNIQQIGSFTKTASAINHVLEHVFVPEYGSKEISKKIIIVMTDGRILFDPMDLTDVLNFPKMKDILRFAVGIGDVISDIRGVTELKEIASDPDDEHLFLVNSYTALDSILLQMTKRLTGIEDQSLLQQRGQSIENYNKNNNNNNKDDNADEDDEDAGTEIAFVLDGSGSIDAKDFERAKQFMSTVMRNVWNACLSCDFAIVQYGEDIRTELSLKENDNAPKALEKVKNIQQIGSFTKTASAINHVLEHVFVAENGSKENSKKLVIVITDGRILFDPLNLTDVLNLPKMKNILRFAIGVGDVLNDTKGIAELEEIASDPDDKHLFMVNNYAALDSILSLMERTITGIEGIQQGAAFIFELAEAGFSIDFAHDGTLLFGAVGAYDWSGGLILKHPGDGGITFLNDSSAEPRFSYLGYSVVSVKGSQGSLFVSGAPRYNLTGAILVFNSSSHKLIQRLPGDQVGSYFGSELCALDTDMDEDTDHLLVGAPFFHRRGEEGRVYVYKLDKGQFRKEKFELWGVEEHTFARFGSAIASIGDIDGDRFSDVAVGAPLEGEERAVSSGCVYIYNGYEGGIRPRFSQRISAADLKLKLRYFGRAVSRMLDPGDNRKQTTEFISVGSEGGITVLRTLPVIVFKPKMNLDPKVLPQFHNLGGNTFNKPINLKICFEAMRGHIDSGQLPISYEVNLDVSQMTKRLSFGNSESKKDTFNFSPDRDCLSLISLKFMGCYDCFSPIEIRLKFTLPHDPSAGAPVRVLDQFSPTEHTVMLPFQRDCDSCIADISLSDSGLSKDMIVVGRTEDLNITFNLTNKGDISYMTTLLLTYPSILNFNVVSKKAENIACKNEGGDMDSRIKCNISHPVLRKHAQTIFSISWSLSTKKPETRTPSMRAVLTCENNGTQVLDNRTYSFAVKSALNVQILGKAIPPLLSVISGEENVEKDLQFEFEVHGENKYNATITVTINITVKGRSKLNINKVSSRQGRNECSKQKTDNSYFCHVNALSDTVHVEAKVVIKDSEVAAEKILASATLSYDQDQFEAMGKKDHHDEVEVHFVRQEVVKSTATIIGGSIGGFLLLAIIIAILVKCGFFKSRYSEIHAEN